In Nostoc sp. CENA543, a single genomic region encodes these proteins:
- the aroF gene encoding 3-deoxy-7-phosphoheptulonate synthase has translation MIVVMKVGSPEAEINRINEELSSWGLTPEKIVGKHKVVIGLVGETADLDPLQIQEVSPWIEQVLRVELPYKRASRQYRHGEASEVVVNTPDGAVVFGEHHPLVVVAGPCSVENEEMIVATAQSVKAAGARFLRGGAYKPRTSPYAFQGHGESALELLAKAREVSGLGIITEVMDAAELEIIAEVADVIQVGARNMQNFSLLKKVGAQPKPVLLKRGMAATIEDWLMAAEYILAAGNPNVILCERGIRTFDRQYTRNTLDLSVVPVLRKLTHLPIMIDPSHGTGWAEFVPSMAMAAIAAGCDSLMIEVHPNPKKALSDGPQSLTPEAFDQLMQELAVIGKAVGRWPTPAAALA, from the coding sequence ATGATTGTAGTCATGAAAGTTGGTTCTCCCGAAGCGGAGATTAACCGGATTAATGAAGAACTGAGTAGTTGGGGTTTAACACCAGAAAAGATTGTTGGGAAACACAAGGTTGTAATTGGTTTAGTGGGTGAAACTGCCGACTTAGACCCACTACAAATTCAAGAAGTCAGTCCTTGGATTGAGCAAGTATTAAGAGTAGAACTGCCTTATAAACGTGCTAGTCGGCAATATCGCCACGGTGAAGCCTCAGAAGTGGTAGTGAATACCCCCGATGGTGCAGTGGTGTTTGGGGAACACCATCCTTTGGTAGTGGTGGCTGGCCCCTGTTCTGTGGAAAACGAGGAAATGATCGTCGCCACTGCACAAAGCGTCAAAGCAGCCGGAGCTAGGTTTTTACGTGGTGGCGCATATAAACCTCGTACCTCACCTTACGCCTTCCAAGGACACGGCGAGAGTGCTTTAGAATTACTCGCCAAGGCGCGGGAAGTTAGTGGTTTAGGCATTATTACAGAAGTGATGGATGCGGCGGAACTAGAAATTATTGCCGAAGTGGCTGATGTGATTCAAGTCGGCGCAAGAAATATGCAGAATTTCTCCCTACTCAAAAAAGTCGGGGCGCAACCCAAACCAGTGCTATTAAAAAGAGGAATGGCGGCTACCATTGAAGATTGGTTGATGGCAGCTGAATATATTTTGGCAGCAGGTAATCCTAATGTAATTTTATGCGAACGGGGTATTCGTACCTTCGACCGCCAATATACTCGCAACACCTTAGATTTATCTGTAGTGCCGGTATTACGGAAATTAACCCACCTCCCAATTATGATTGATCCTAGTCATGGTACAGGTTGGGCTGAGTTTGTGCCTTCGATGGCGATGGCGGCGATCGCAGCTGGTTGTGACTCTCTGATGATTGAAGTCCACCCCAACCCCAAAAAAGCCCTATCCGACGGGCCGCAATCATTGACACCAGAAGCCTTTGACCAGTTGATGCAAGAGTTAGCCGTCATCGGTAAAGCCGTAGGACGCTGGCCAACACCAGCCGCAGCTTTAGCATAA
- a CDS encoding YihY/virulence factor BrkB family protein — MNLQAIWQLFQEAFQEWSEDKASRLAAALAYYTVFSIAPLLIIVIAIAGAVLGEDAARGEIVNQIQGLVGREGAEFIETAIQNANRPQAGTIASIISVGLLLLGATGVFTELQDSLNTIWEVQAKPGRGVKNIVRQRFLSFAMVVSIGFLLLVSLVVSTVLSAVVSYFSGLLPGIDFLWQLLNFVISFIVTTLLFGLIFKVLPDVKITWADVLIGAMITSLLFSIGRFLLGHYLGNSSFGSAYGAAGSVVVILAWVYYTAQILFFGAEFTQVYARKYGKRIVPTHNAIPLDKGKSTNQNQRNS; from the coding sequence ATGAATTTGCAGGCGATATGGCAACTTTTTCAAGAAGCATTTCAAGAGTGGAGTGAAGATAAAGCCTCACGGTTAGCTGCGGCTTTAGCTTACTACACAGTTTTTTCCATTGCACCATTGCTGATTATTGTGATTGCGATCGCTGGTGCAGTATTGGGTGAAGATGCTGCTAGGGGTGAAATTGTTAACCAAATTCAAGGTTTAGTCGGTAGAGAGGGAGCAGAATTTATTGAAACCGCCATTCAAAATGCTAATCGACCGCAAGCAGGTACTATCGCTTCTATAATTAGTGTCGGCCTTTTGTTATTAGGTGCGACCGGAGTTTTTACCGAATTACAAGATTCCCTCAACACGATTTGGGAAGTACAAGCAAAACCAGGACGCGGTGTCAAAAATATTGTGCGCCAGCGTTTTTTATCTTTTGCAATGGTGGTATCGATTGGCTTTTTGTTGTTAGTCTCTCTCGTTGTTAGCACCGTATTGTCAGCAGTTGTCAGTTATTTTAGTGGGTTATTGCCAGGTATAGATTTCCTATGGCAACTGTTGAACTTTGTTATTTCCTTTATTGTCACCACTTTACTATTCGGGCTAATTTTCAAAGTTTTACCCGATGTCAAAATTACTTGGGCGGATGTTTTAATCGGGGCGATGATTACATCCCTATTATTTTCCATCGGGAGATTCTTATTAGGACATTATTTAGGTAATAGCAGTTTTGGATCAGCTTACGGTGCAGCAGGTTCAGTAGTAGTAATTCTGGCTTGGGTTTACTATACTGCCCAAATTCTGTTTTTTGGGGCTGAGTTTACCCAGGTTTATGCCAGGAAGTATGGTAAACGCATTGTACCGACACATAACGCCATCCCCTTGGATAAAGGTAAATCTACAAATCAAAACCAGAGAAATTCTTAG
- a CDS encoding DUF421 domain-containing protein: MDKYLYIDWRAVFVPSISVLELLVRGSLVYLALFSVLRLLPSRQLGTLGITDLLVVVLFAEAAQNAMASNYTSITEGAILVGTVIFWSYFLNWLGYKLPAVQRFLNPPPILLVKNGKTITRHLQQELITEDELMSKLRQQGVELLDEVKLAYMEADGSISIIRFELKTQSVKPQKAIEKG; this comes from the coding sequence ATGGATAAATATCTTTATATCGATTGGCGTGCAGTTTTTGTTCCTAGTATTAGCGTTCTGGAATTACTAGTCAGAGGCTCTTTAGTTTATCTAGCCCTATTTTCAGTGTTACGTTTACTACCTAGCCGACAATTAGGAACGCTGGGAATTACTGATTTGCTCGTAGTAGTGTTATTTGCTGAAGCTGCCCAAAACGCTATGGCTAGTAACTATACTTCCATTACCGAAGGAGCAATTTTAGTAGGAACGGTGATTTTCTGGAGCTACTTCTTAAACTGGCTAGGCTACAAATTACCCGCAGTACAGAGATTTCTGAATCCTCCGCCCATCTTGTTAGTGAAAAACGGTAAAACAATCACACGCCACCTCCAACAAGAACTGATTACAGAAGACGAGTTGATGAGTAAATTACGTCAGCAAGGCGTGGAATTATTAGATGAGGTCAAGTTGGCGTATATGGAGGCCGACGGTAGCATCAGTATTATTAGATTTGAATTAAAAACTCAGAGTGTCAAACCACAAAAAGCCATTGAGAAAGGCTAA
- the purB gene encoding adenylosuccinate lyase gives MIERYTLPEMGNLWTEAYKFKTWLQVEIAVCEAQAELGYIPAAAVEEIKAKANFDPQRVLEIEAEVRHDVIAFLTNVNEYVGDAGRYIHLGLTSSDVLDTALALQMVASLDVLAQRLEDLIQVIREKAREHRYTVMAGRSHGIHAEPITFGFKLAGWLAEVLRHQQRLQILRETIAVGKISGAVGTYANIEPRVEAIACQKLGLKPDTASTQVISRDIHADYVQQLALVAASIERFAVEIRNLQKTDVLEVEEYFSKGQKGSSAMPHKRNPIRSERLTGMARLIRSHAGAVLENVALWHERDISHSSVERVVLPDACILTHFMLKEITELVKNLLVYPENMARNLNCYGGVVFSQKVLLALVEKGLSREEAYAIVQQNAHTAWNKPEGNFHDLIVNDSRVTQRLSADEIAVCFDPQQHLRHLDEVYQRLGI, from the coding sequence TTGATTGAGCGTTATACTTTGCCCGAAATGGGCAACTTGTGGACTGAAGCTTATAAGTTTAAAACCTGGCTTCAAGTAGAAATTGCAGTTTGTGAAGCCCAAGCTGAATTGGGTTACATTCCGGCTGCGGCTGTTGAGGAAATTAAGGCTAAGGCAAATTTTGACCCGCAACGGGTGTTAGAGATAGAGGCGGAAGTCCGCCATGATGTGATCGCTTTTTTGACGAATGTCAATGAATATGTAGGCGATGCAGGGCGTTATATCCACTTGGGGTTAACTAGTTCTGATGTCCTGGATACGGCTTTAGCATTGCAAATGGTGGCTAGTCTGGATGTGCTAGCCCAACGCCTGGAAGATTTAATCCAGGTGATTCGTGAAAAAGCACGGGAACATCGTTATACCGTCATGGCTGGCCGATCGCATGGTATTCATGCTGAACCGATTACCTTTGGCTTTAAACTAGCTGGATGGCTGGCGGAAGTTTTGCGTCATCAACAAAGACTGCAAATCCTCCGCGAAACCATTGCTGTAGGTAAGATTTCCGGCGCGGTGGGAACTTATGCCAATATAGAACCAAGAGTAGAAGCGATCGCTTGTCAAAAATTAGGACTCAAGCCAGATACCGCCTCTACACAGGTGATTTCCCGCGATATCCACGCCGACTATGTGCAGCAATTAGCCCTAGTCGCCGCCTCCATTGAACGCTTTGCTGTGGAAATTCGCAATCTCCAAAAAACAGACGTTCTGGAAGTCGAAGAATATTTCTCCAAAGGGCAGAAAGGCTCTAGTGCTATGCCCCACAAGCGTAACCCCATCCGTTCCGAACGATTGACGGGGATGGCGCGATTAATTAGAAGTCACGCGGGCGCAGTCTTAGAAAACGTTGCTTTGTGGCATGAACGGGATATTTCCCACAGTTCTGTAGAACGGGTTGTTCTGCCAGATGCTTGCATTTTGACCCATTTCATGCTAAAGGAAATCACCGAATTGGTGAAAAACCTGTTGGTGTATCCAGAAAACATGGCGCGCAATCTTAACTGCTATGGTGGAGTGGTATTTAGTCAAAAAGTCCTACTAGCCTTGGTAGAAAAGGGTTTGAGCCGCGAAGAAGCATATGCGATCGTCCAACAAAACGCTCATACTGCTTGGAATAAGCCAGAAGGCAACTTCCACGACTTGATTGTCAATGACTCCCGCGTCACCCAAAGGTTATCAGCAGATGAAATTGCCGTCTGTTTTGACCCCCAACAACACCTGCGTCATTTAGACGAGGTTTATCAACGATTGGGGATTTAG
- a CDS encoding DUF4126 domain-containing protein — protein sequence MIEILATLSASAAAGMRIGIPLFIIFLLQGSDFWSQVPIFSHISPRVLLTFVIGCSFAEIFASKKLWGQRILQIIHLCLSPIVGGIMGVTVASATATPQWLLAVIGGLFALVLQLVQVGWFYRLRGLPLWAVFLQDTLCIALVLFAFDAPWQGGLIALILLLFAVHSAKQWYDWYHTSR from the coding sequence ATGATTGAAATCCTAGCCACTCTTTCTGCTTCTGCGGCAGCAGGAATGAGAATAGGCATACCTTTATTTATTATTTTTCTTTTACAGGGTAGTGATTTTTGGTCGCAAGTGCCTATTTTTTCTCATATTTCCCCTAGAGTTTTATTAACTTTTGTTATAGGTTGTTCCTTTGCGGAAATATTTGCCTCTAAAAAACTCTGGGGGCAAAGAATATTACAAATAATTCATTTATGCTTATCTCCCATTGTCGGTGGGATTATGGGTGTAACCGTAGCTTCAGCCACCGCAACACCACAGTGGTTACTAGCTGTGATTGGTGGTTTATTTGCTCTCGTCTTACAGTTGGTACAGGTGGGTTGGTTTTATCGCTTACGGGGGTTGCCATTGTGGGCAGTCTTTTTACAAGATACTTTGTGTATAGCTCTAGTGCTGTTTGCTTTTGATGCTCCGTGGCAAGGAGGATTAATCGCTTTAATCCTCCTCTTGTTCGCTGTGCATAGTGCTAAACAGTGGTATGACTGGTATCACACAAGCCGCTAG
- a CDS encoding DUF2808 domain-containing protein, translating into MKKLIWFSTLSLAIATVSLPAIAQTQPVTPEQPVTPGQPITPEQPVTPGQPITPEQPVTPGQEYQSRPTMSDDRTAPRISRTSGFANTHQISVYTGEQPLSYVIVRPSELVSVNNNDIEVTDQSGQRLDANISPEGDRLRLTFAQPVPPGSTIQIAFRNLTFNTLNRNFYLYELAGGYTGYQRTIPYGFAQVQVY; encoded by the coding sequence ATGAAAAAACTGATTTGGTTTTCTACCCTAAGTTTAGCGATCGCCACAGTTAGTTTACCAGCGATCGCCCAGACCCAACCAGTCACACCAGAACAACCAGTCACACCTGGACAACCAATTACACCAGAACAACCAGTCACGCCCGGACAACCAATTACACCAGAACAACCAGTCACGCCCGGACAAGAATATCAATCCAGACCAACAATGTCTGATGACCGTACCGCACCCCGAATTAGTAGGACAAGTGGTTTTGCTAATACTCATCAAATCAGCGTGTATACAGGGGAACAACCTTTATCCTATGTAATAGTTCGTCCTTCAGAATTGGTGAGTGTCAACAATAACGACATTGAAGTCACAGATCAATCTGGTCAAAGACTCGATGCGAATATTTCCCCCGAAGGCGATAGATTGCGGCTTACCTTCGCTCAACCAGTACCCCCTGGTAGCACCATACAAATCGCTTTCAGGAATTTGACATTCAATACCCTCAATCGGAATTTTTATCTATATGAACTTGCTGGCGGCTATACGGGTTATCAGCGCACTATCCCCTACGGTTTTGCCCAAGTTCAGGTGTACTAG
- the hemH gene encoding ferrochelatase codes for MGRVGVLLLNLGGPDKLEDVGPFLYNLFSDPEIIRLPFRWLQNPLAWFIASRRTKTSQENYKQIGGGSPLRRITEAQGEALQEQLTYLGQDAKIYVGMRYWHPYTEEAIALLTQDNIDNLVILPLYPQFSISTSGSSFRLLEKLWQDDPKLQRIEYTVIPSWYKQPGYLQAMAELIAQELDQFPNPDQVHIFFSAHGVPKSYVEEAGDPYQQEIEECTALIMQTLNRANAHTLAYQSRVGPVEWLQPYTEDALKELGAQGVNDLVVVPISFVSEHIETLQEIDIEYREIAEEAGIHNFRRVPAPNTHPIFIKALADLVIEALQKPSLKLSQVTQMKKKVKMYPPESWEWGITTSAEVWNGRIAMLGFIALIIELVTGRGLLHLVGLLQ; via the coding sequence ATGGGTCGTGTAGGCGTATTATTACTCAATCTCGGTGGGCCCGATAAATTAGAGGATGTTGGGCCGTTCTTGTATAACCTCTTTTCTGATCCTGAAATCATACGCTTACCATTCCGTTGGTTACAAAACCCCCTGGCTTGGTTTATTGCGTCACGACGCACGAAAACATCGCAAGAGAACTATAAGCAAATCGGTGGTGGCTCTCCATTAAGACGGATTACAGAGGCGCAAGGAGAAGCTTTACAAGAACAGCTAACTTATTTGGGACAAGATGCCAAAATTTATGTAGGAATGCGTTATTGGCATCCTTATACAGAAGAAGCGATCGCACTTCTCACCCAAGATAATATCGATAACTTAGTCATCTTGCCTCTCTATCCCCAATTCTCCATCAGTACCAGTGGTTCCAGCTTCCGCCTACTTGAGAAACTTTGGCAAGATGATCCCAAACTACAACGAATTGAATACACCGTCATTCCTTCCTGGTACAAACAGCCAGGTTACTTACAAGCAATGGCGGAATTAATTGCCCAAGAACTTGACCAGTTTCCCAACCCAGATCAAGTGCATATCTTCTTTAGCGCACACGGCGTTCCTAAAAGCTATGTAGAAGAAGCAGGCGACCCCTATCAACAAGAGATTGAGGAATGTACTGCTTTGATTATGCAGACTCTCAATCGTGCCAACGCGCACACTTTAGCCTATCAAAGTCGTGTAGGCCCAGTAGAATGGCTGCAACCCTACACAGAAGATGCACTCAAAGAACTAGGCGCGCAAGGTGTGAATGACTTAGTTGTCGTCCCCATCAGTTTTGTCTCAGAACATATTGAGACCTTACAGGAAATTGATATTGAGTATCGGGAAATCGCCGAAGAAGCAGGAATTCACAACTTCCGTCGCGTACCTGCACCCAATACCCATCCAATTTTTATCAAAGCCTTAGCTGATTTAGTAATTGAAGCACTGCAAAAACCCAGCCTTAAACTTTCCCAAGTCACCCAAATGAAGAAGAAAGTGAAGATGTATCCGCCAGAAAGTTGGGAATGGGGTATTACCACCAGTGCAGAGGTCTGGAACGGTCGTATTGCGATGTTAGGCTTTATTGCGTTGATTATTGAGCTAGTGACAGGCCGTGGGCTGTTGCATCTAGTAGGACTATTGCAATAA
- a CDS encoding class I SAM-dependent methyltransferase, which produces MATILRDLSYRYQWLYDGISRVAAISVGGEARFRQLALQGLTIHSDTHVLDLCCGSGQATQFLVKYSQNVTGLDASPLSLQRARQNVPEATYVEAFAEKMPFLDAQFDVVHTSAALHEMQPVQLREIIQEVYRVLKPGGVFTVVDFHPPTNPIFWPGLALFFWLFETETAWKLLKTDLNALLTEIGFQVSQPVLYAGGSLQVIQAKK; this is translated from the coding sequence ATGGCAACAATTTTAAGAGATTTAAGTTATCGATATCAATGGCTATATGACGGAATATCTCGTGTAGCCGCCATCAGCGTCGGTGGTGAAGCGCGTTTTCGGCAATTGGCTCTACAAGGCTTAACAATTCACTCAGATACTCATGTTTTAGATTTGTGTTGTGGTAGTGGTCAAGCGACGCAATTTTTAGTGAAATATTCACAAAATGTAACAGGACTAGATGCCTCACCATTATCTTTACAAAGAGCCAGGCAGAACGTACCGGAAGCGACTTATGTCGAAGCTTTTGCAGAAAAAATGCCTTTTCTAGATGCACAATTTGATGTAGTACATACCAGTGCGGCTTTACATGAAATGCAGCCAGTACAATTGCGGGAAATTATTCAAGAAGTTTATCGAGTTCTCAAGCCAGGAGGTGTATTTACTGTTGTGGATTTCCACCCACCTACTAACCCCATCTTCTGGCCTGGTTTAGCCTTATTTTTTTGGTTGTTCGAGACAGAAACAGCTTGGAAATTATTAAAAACTGATTTAAATGCGTTATTAACTGAAATCGGATTTCAGGTCAGTCAACCCGTTTTATATGCAGGTGGTAGTTTACAGGTAATTCAGGCGAAAAAATGA
- a CDS encoding hybrid sensor histidine kinase/response regulator, translating into MLGHSVTILLIEDNIAEARLLQEYLQQAESKQFSLVHVKRLGDALNALRHKNYDVILLDLTLPDSQGLSSLSLLIEQSPSIPIVVLTNTNDEDLAIEAVRQGAQDYLVKRQVNVHVLVRALCYAIERKQTLESLRILNKSLENRVEESTAELVKAQEINQFKSEFVSMFSHDIRNPLNTILLAAGLLQDNEEKLSQEKKHSHFQMIRSAIKNMAQLLDEVSFIGKADAGKLRCDLIAVDLEAFCRQLVEEFQLAIKDKQIKVIFNCPQPLEPILLDESLFRHILGNLLGNAIKYSNPEGQVKLELLNQEKTITLRIQDSGIGISIEDQKQLFQPFHRGDNVGGISGTGLGLAIVKKCVDAHEGEIFVDSEVGVGTTVTVIFPKT; encoded by the coding sequence ATCCTTGGACATTCAGTCACGATTTTATTAATTGAGGACAACATAGCAGAAGCGAGGTTATTACAAGAATATTTGCAACAAGCTGAATCAAAACAGTTTTCCCTAGTTCATGTGAAGCGATTAGGAGATGCACTCAACGCCCTGCGTCACAAGAATTATGATGTGATTTTATTAGACTTGACTTTGCCCGACTCTCAAGGATTATCATCTCTATCTTTATTGATAGAGCAATCCCCTAGTATACCAATTGTCGTACTGACTAATACTAACGATGAAGATTTAGCAATTGAAGCAGTCCGCCAAGGCGCGCAAGATTACCTAGTCAAACGACAGGTAAATGTCCATGTTTTAGTGCGTGCTTTATGTTATGCGATTGAACGCAAGCAAACTTTAGAAAGCTTACGCATTCTTAATAAATCTTTAGAAAATCGGGTAGAGGAAAGCACAGCCGAACTGGTCAAGGCTCAAGAAATTAACCAGTTTAAATCAGAGTTTGTGTCGATGTTTTCCCATGATATTCGTAATCCTTTAAATACTATTCTGTTAGCGGCTGGATTGCTACAAGATAACGAAGAGAAACTGAGTCAAGAAAAAAAACATTCTCATTTTCAAATGATTCGTTCCGCAATCAAAAATATGGCACAGCTATTAGATGAAGTATCATTCATCGGCAAAGCTGATGCAGGTAAACTCCGATGTGATCTGATTGCTGTCGATTTAGAAGCATTTTGTAGGCAATTAGTAGAAGAATTTCAATTAGCTATTAAAGATAAGCAAATAAAAGTTATCTTTAACTGCCCGCAACCATTAGAACCAATACTATTAGATGAAAGTTTATTCCGTCATATATTAGGGAATTTATTGGGGAATGCTATTAAGTATTCCAACCCAGAAGGTCAAGTAAAATTAGAATTATTAAATCAAGAAAAAACTATAACTTTAAGAATTCAAGATTCGGGTATTGGTATTTCTATTGAAGATCAAAAACAATTATTTCAACCTTTCCATCGTGGCGATAATGTTGGCGGTATTTCGGGTACAGGCTTGGGTTTAGCCATTGTCAAAAAATGCGTGGACGCTCACGAAGGAGAGATTTTTGTAGATAGTGAAGTAGGTGTTGGCACAACGGTTACAGTCATATTTCCGAAGACATAG
- a CDS encoding response regulator: protein MSVEMEEKLKTIFLVEDNKADIRLIQEAFKNSSIPHQVITVRDGMDAMAYLRREGEYTNALRPDLILLDLNLPKKDGREVLAEIKNDPALKRIPVVVLTTSRNEDDIFHSYELHVNCYITKSRNLSQLFQIVKGIEEFWLSTVTLPPI from the coding sequence GTGAGCGTAGAAATGGAAGAAAAACTCAAAACAATATTTCTAGTTGAGGATAACAAAGCAGATATTCGCCTCATCCAAGAAGCCTTTAAAAATAGCTCCATACCGCACCAAGTAATTACAGTCCGGGATGGTATGGACGCTATGGCTTATCTCCGCCGTGAAGGTGAATATACTAATGCGCTACGTCCTGATTTGATTTTGTTAGATTTAAACCTACCAAAAAAAGATGGTCGAGAAGTATTAGCAGAAATTAAAAATGACCCAGCATTAAAACGTATTCCCGTAGTAGTATTAACAACATCGAGAAACGAAGATGATATTTTTCACAGCTACGAATTACACGTAAATTGCTACATCACCAAATCCCGCAACCTCAGCCAACTATTCCAAATTGTCAAAGGAATCGAGGAATTTTGGCTATCTACCGTCACGCTACCGCCAATTTAG
- a CDS encoding ATP-binding protein — MTIGLEIADINVKSLKEAPIHLSSQIQPHGVVLVLEEPDLKVLQVSNNTWENLGVNAESVLGKTLEELLDSFQVERIKTGLLKENIDFINPTKLWMPKKGGDYVVFDGVFQRNAEGFLILELEPAISQENIPFLSFYHLAKASINELEKTANVRDFCQIIVQEVSKVTGFDRVMLYKFDDDGHGSVLAEEKIPSLESYLGLHYPESDIPKPARKLFISNSIRLIPDAQAQPVQMIPVKNPISDRPLDLTNSILRSAAPCHLEYLHNMGVGASLTISLIKDQKLWGLIACHHQTPKYVSYELRKACEFLGRVIFAELSAREETEDYDYRMNLTHIQSLLVEYMSQEDNFIDGLVKHQPNLLDLTSAKGAAVCCGDKFTLIGETPKEEELVFLMQWLKNNIDSEIFYTDSLPKLYPDAERFKNVASGLLAIPISHRNYVLWFRPEVIQTVNWGGDPNRAFEVSQSEGNLRLCPRKSFELWKQTVRLTSLPWKYVEIKAALELRKAIVNIVLRQADELAELAQDLERSNAELKKFAYVASHDLQEPLNQVANYVQLLAMRYEDELDIDAKEFINYAVEGVSLMQTLIDDVLAYSKVDTQAIAFQLTEVESALEKALSNLRQRIVETKAAITHDPLPIVMAGSTQLMQLFQNLIANAIKFRSNKPPQIHIGAERLEDEWLFSVKDNGIGIDPQFSDRIFVIFQRLHTRDEYQGTGMGLAICKKIIECHRGRIWVESQLGEGATFYFTIPVGGRERERRNGRKTQNNISS; from the coding sequence CTCCAATTCATCTTTCTAGTCAAATTCAACCACATGGGGTGGTATTAGTTTTAGAAGAACCAGACTTGAAAGTATTACAAGTTAGCAATAATACCTGGGAAAATTTAGGGGTTAATGCTGAATCTGTTTTAGGGAAAACATTAGAAGAGTTACTAGATTCTTTTCAAGTTGAGCGCATCAAGACGGGATTACTAAAAGAAAATATCGACTTTATTAATCCTACAAAGTTGTGGATGCCCAAGAAAGGAGGGGATTATGTAGTCTTTGATGGTGTATTTCAAAGAAATGCTGAAGGATTTTTAATTTTAGAATTAGAGCCTGCTATTTCTCAAGAAAATATCCCATTCTTAAGTTTTTATCATTTAGCCAAAGCATCAATTAACGAGCTAGAAAAAACCGCAAATGTGCGAGATTTTTGTCAGATAATTGTGCAGGAAGTCAGTAAAGTCACAGGTTTTGACCGAGTGATGTTATATAAATTCGATGATGATGGACATGGTTCTGTACTAGCGGAAGAAAAAATCCCTAGTCTGGAGTCATATTTAGGACTGCATTATCCCGAATCGGATATTCCGAAACCAGCCAGAAAATTATTTATTTCTAACTCGATTCGTCTGATACCAGATGCTCAGGCGCAACCTGTGCAGATGATACCAGTGAAAAATCCCATCAGCGATCGCCCACTAGATTTAACTAATTCTATCCTCAGAAGTGCTGCACCTTGTCACTTGGAATACTTACACAACATGGGTGTCGGTGCGTCCTTAACTATTTCCCTAATTAAAGACCAAAAACTCTGGGGATTAATCGCCTGTCACCATCAAACACCAAAATATGTTTCCTACGAATTACGCAAAGCCTGCGAATTTTTAGGCAGAGTGATATTTGCAGAACTATCAGCCAGAGAAGAAACCGAAGATTACGATTATCGGATGAATCTTACCCATATTCAATCATTATTGGTTGAATATATGTCTCAAGAAGACAATTTTATTGATGGGTTAGTCAAACATCAGCCTAATCTTTTGGATTTAACCTCTGCTAAAGGTGCGGCTGTTTGTTGTGGTGATAAATTTACCTTGATTGGTGAAACTCCCAAAGAAGAAGAATTAGTGTTTCTGATGCAATGGCTAAAAAATAACATTGACTCAGAAATTTTTTATACTGATTCTTTGCCAAAACTTTATCCCGATGCAGAAAGGTTTAAAAATGTCGCGAGTGGTTTATTAGCCATTCCCATTTCCCATCGTAATTATGTATTGTGGTTTAGACCGGAAGTAATTCAAACAGTGAATTGGGGTGGTGATCCCAATAGAGCCTTTGAAGTGAGCCAGTCTGAAGGAAACTTGCGGCTATGTCCCCGTAAATCCTTTGAACTGTGGAAACAGACAGTCCGCCTCACCTCCTTGCCTTGGAAATACGTAGAAATTAAAGCCGCGCTAGAATTGAGAAAGGCAATTGTTAACATTGTCCTCCGCCAAGCCGATGAACTCGCAGAGTTAGCGCAAGATTTAGAACGTTCCAACGCCGAACTGAAAAAGTTTGCTTACGTTGCTTCCCATGATTTGCAAGAACCACTCAACCAAGTTGCAAATTATGTGCAGTTGTTAGCAATGCGCTATGAAGATGAGTTAGATATAGACGCAAAAGAGTTTATTAACTACGCCGTTGAAGGTGTCAGCCTCATGCAGACATTAATTGACGATGTCTTAGCATACTCCAAAGTAGACACCCAAGCGATCGCTTTCCAACTCACCGAAGTCGAAAGCGCACTCGAAAAAGCTCTGAGCAACTTACGCCAAAGAATTGTGGAAACTAAAGCCGCTATCACCCATGATCCCTTACCCATCGTCATGGCTGGTAGTACCCAGCTCATGCAATTATTCCAAAACTTAATTGCTAACGCCATCAAATTCCGCAGCAACAAACCACCCCAAATTCACATCGGCGCAGAAAGGCTAGAAGACGAGTGGTTATTCTCAGTCAAGGATAACGGAATTGGTATCGACCCACAATTTAGCGATCGCATTTTTGTCATCTTCCAACGCCTCCACACCAGAGACGAATATCAAGGTACAGGAATGGGTTTAGCCATCTGTAAAAAGATCATCGAATGTCATCGCGGACGCATTTGGGTAGAATCACAACTTGGTGAAGGTGCAACCTTCTACTTTACGATTCCAGTCGGGGGACGAGAGCGTGAGCGTAGAAATGGAAGAAAAACTCAAAACAATATTTCTAGTTGA